One genomic segment of Naumovozyma castellii chromosome 9, complete genome includes these proteins:
- the MSE1 gene encoding glutamate--tRNA ligase MSE1 (ancestral locus Anc_7.100), translating into MLIKRLLSSRRSYSSLSKNSLKPNSSTGSVLTRRHIKDDIHPKTPVITRFAPSPTGLLHLGSLRTALYNYLLAKNTNGKFILRLEDTDQTRLHPEALKNIFDTLKWCNMEYDEGPIEQSQRLPIYQEYIKKLLKSGHAYYCFCSRERLEQLRTGNMAPGSLSYDRKCIHLDEETIKVNLDKGIPYTIRMKSPERYPLIHDLLHGELNIQPNNREGMWFDDPILIKSDGFPTYHFANVVDDHLMKVTHVIRGEEWLPSTPKHVALYQYFGWAIPKFIHIPLLTSIDDKKLSKRKGDFSVFGLKEQGILPEALINFCALLGWSPPRNVAQETHECFTLDELERLFNLNHLTKGNVKVDYKKLWFFNKHHLQHKLSEKESFNEILNEIMENMIEEKKYERTTDLEGKISTVLTECGSALSKIGEFNELFWYFFERPTYSNKLVSDFLKSHNVEELKKILQLLSENVTKMDLPDMVNEISTTLKIKKKPIFESLRYALTGLHPGVKLPIIIKILGKEECQSRIVASMKYLP; encoded by the coding sequence ATGCTTATCAAGAGGCTGCTTTCCTCGAGGAGAAGCTACTCCTCCTTATCAAAAAACAGTCTTAAACCCAATTCCTCAACGGGATCCGTTCTTACGAGAAGACATATTAAAGACGATATACACCCCAAGACACCAGTGATTACAAGATTTGCGCCTTCTCCTACTGGATTACTTCATTTGGGATCATTAAGAACTGCGCTATACAATTACTTATTAGCTAAGAATACCAATGGAAAGTTCATATTAAGGTTAGAAGATACCGATCAAACAAGACTTCATCCTGAGGCACTGAAAAATATCTTTGACACATTGAAATGGTGCAATATGGAATATGACGAGGGACCCATTGAACAGAGTCAACGATTACCAATATACCAAGAGtatatcaagaaattgCTTAAATCTGGTCATGCATACTATTGTTTTTGCTCGAGAGAAAGATTAGAACAACTACGGACAGGAAATATGGCACCTGGATCGTTAAGTTATGACAGAAAATGTATCCACCTGGATGAGGAAACGATAAAAGTCAACCTTGACAAAGGTATTCCCTATACAATCAGAATGAAATCTCCCGAGAGGTACCCTCTAATTCACGATTTATTACATGGCGAGCTGAATATTCAACCAAATAATCGAGAGGGGATGTGGTTTGATGACCCTATCTTAATTAAATCAGACGGTTTTCCAACATATCACTTTGCGAATGTGGTTGATGACCATCTTATGAAAGTTACACATGTTATCCGAGGAGAAGAATGGTTGCCATCTACGCCAAAACATGTCGCTCTATACCAATACTTCGGTTGGGCAATTCCTAAATTTATCCATATACCTTTATTGACAAGTATTGATGATAAGAAGTTAAGTAAGAGGAAGGGtgatttttcagtttttgGGTTGAAAGAACAGGGAATTTTACCAGAAGCATTGATCAATTTTTGTGCTTTATTGGGTTGGTCTCCTCCAAGAAATGTGGCCCAAGAAACTCATGAATGCTTTACTTtagatgaattggaaagattgTTTAATCTAAACCATCTTACTAAGGGGAATGTTAAAGTTGACTACAAGAAATTGTGGTTTTTCAACAAACATCATTTGCAACATAAACTCTCTGAAAAAgaatcattcaatgaaatattgaatgaaatCATGGAAAATATGATcgaagaaaagaaatatgagCGGACGACAGATCTGGAAGGCAAAATATCCACTGTTCTTACTGAGTGTGGAAGCGCGTTAAGTAAGATAGGTGAGTTTAATGAACTCTTTTggtatttttttgaaagacCCACTTACAGCAACAAATTGGTGAGTGACTTCCTTAAATCTCATAATGTCGAAGAGTTAAAGAAGATCTTACAGCTATTATCCGAAAATGTTACTAAGATGGATTTGCCTGACATGGTCAACGAAATTAGCACAACATTAAAGATTAAAAAGAAaccaatttttgaaagtttaAGATATGCCTTAACTGGATT
- the NCAS0I00580 gene encoding uncharacterized protein (ancestral locus Anc_7.105), whose protein sequence is MNKSKTLIIPPQGLPPKLPTFTNSNTGIEGLNHTNDVDKVTKTLCIAFADSTPGDYLMKKFFNVALDEPTSRSRIDAMMHYYTACYHDLGGELIEANSFDAVSLWSVPGAHLPVSYTNDPKFNKIFFDDMVKRKKAVLPEGMDYYYLFMIGKDLTHPEIRGSVRKIFQYFQKRADDENCAIILEAISEHARSVYEYFGFKNYLTFKFGVGECDSKGNLDPKGEGFTAYLMIYHKDGDKVLRAYNI, encoded by the coding sequence ATGAACAAGTCTAAGACGCTAATCATCCCTCCTCAGGGACTACCCCCTAAATTGCCCACTTTCACCAACTCTAACACTGGCATTGAGGGACTCAACCACACCAACGACGTTGATAAAGTTACCAAGACCCTCTGCATCGCATTCGCAGACTCTACCCCCGGTGACTACCTCATGAAGAAGTTCTTCAATGTGGCCCTCGACGAACCCACCTCCAGGTCCCGTATCGACGCCATGATGCATTATTACACCGCCTGTTACCATGATTTGGGTGGTGAACTCATCGAGGCAAACTCCTTCGATGCTGTGTCACTTTGGAGTGTTCCAGGGGCTCATTTACCCGTCTCTTACACTAACGACCCCAAATTCAACAAGATCTTCTTTGATGATATGGTCAAGAGGAAGAAGGCCGTCTTACCCGAGGGAATGGACTATTATTATCTGTTCATGATCGGGAAGGATTTGACCCATCCGGAAATCAGAGGCTCTGTgagaaaaatattccaatatttccaaaagaGGGCCGATGATGAGAATTGTGCCATCATCTTGGAAGCCATCTCTGAGCATGCCAGATCTGTGtatgaatattttggtttCAAGAACTACCTTACCTTTAAATTCGGTGTTGGTGAGTGCGATTCCAAGGGGAATTTGGATCCCAAGGGAGAGGGTTTCACTGCATATTTGATGATCTACCACAAGGACGGTGACAAGGTGTTGCGAGcatataatatataa
- the SMC5 gene encoding DNA repair ATPase SMC5 (ancestral locus Anc_7.101) — protein sequence MATASIMDLSRFASSSGPQTKKLKLAPRTYDQFQPGSIVKIKLQNFVTYRLTEFNLSPSLNMIIGPNGSGKSTFVCAVCLGLAGKPEFIGRAKRVDDFIKNGEDTSRIEIFLKNYEDPTELQSSLNLKFNLAGKDLLKVTRLIQRDGNKCKSDYFINDKPVTENVIKNLVKFLNIQLDNLCQFLSQERVEEFARLKSDKLLVETVRSIDAQLLQILDDLKSSQNDETTLENEVDIKQKRFNELETDRNKLEASVRSLKEFETMKEDIEIHKKLLPYVKVKDHKENLQRLKGDYELAKQNLRALLKDKKPFVDTKLDMETKVDEFAENKRSKEEELKLTRNKLMNVFNDLKVVRENIIKKQTQTAYYKTRTKKLHEEMAKTKETLEANQTKLTQIALPDATLLEEIEKKRSALLDEDSNVRNKMGDIDNKANSINHEIRQLTRQAENKVKSLTGTDKIGILDLDRSFIEIKRAVQYIRTIPAMKGKVLEPPLMTVSAKHPQFAKYLANSVDFNTSIALTMIDSNAYEQFNDQILKQFRINLREISNRESQQPMPREQLAQYGFEGYLSDFVTGDTNVINMLRQINNIHTIPVSRKELTPRQLERLLQPGPNGKVLFRRALHGDRVFDIRQSSYTGQIYSVDSSLKPTRYYQSSIISDEQKNRIEEDVRKLKSQVEERKAKLENLSNERGEFKHQLSSIARENERISQKGHELNEVRKQYSMVKSTIESLESKFQELNNDARKDVSQKIKAVEASISKELKIQTDLLKQMVGLMGNVNSCQKELFKADLEYLEAKNNDVSMNDVIGFFNDREDELKKEFETKRETVRRLRDTEEYQQWIRQIRSYDDSTREKLNDYAEGYEKDGTFNVTHITEIIDKLESEISMINHDASSITILKQVEKEISQLEETLPKQQVELKSIKEKIKQGRSTLEPKLDEIIEKISTRFSRLFKNVGSAGAVNLVKPHQFSEWKIEIMVKFRDNATLKRLDSHTQSGGERAVSTVLYMIALQEFTSAPFRVVDEINQGMDARNERIVHKAMVENACAENTSQYFLITPKLLTDLHYHEKMRIHCVMAGSWIPNPSEEPEMVHFGETSNYVF from the coding sequence ATGGCCACTGCCTCCATAATGGACCTTTCTCGGTTTGCCTCCTCCTCCGGACCGcaaacaaagaaattgaaactaGCACCAAGAACATACGACCAATTTCAACCAGGAAGCATCGTGAAGATCAAATTGCAAAATTTCGTCACTTATAGACTAACGGAATTCAACCTATCCCCATCTTTGAACATGATCATTGGACCCAATGGGTCAGGGAAATCCACTTTTGTATGCGCTGTTTGTCTTGGACTCGCCGGTAAACCGGAATTCATTGGCAGAGCAAAGAGAGTGGACGATTTTATTAAGAACGGGGAAGATACTTCCAGGATTGAAAtctttttgaagaattacGAAGACCCCACTGAACTGcaatcttctttgaatttgaagtttAATCTCGCGGGGAAAGATCTGTTGAAAGTCACTAGACTCATTCAAAGAGATGGGAATAAGTGTAAATCAgattatttcattaatgataaacCAGTTACGGAAAATGTTATTAAGAACCTTGTCAAGTTCcttaatattcaattggATAACCTTTGCCAATTTTTATCGCAGGAACGTGTGGAAGAGTTTGCACGTTTGAAATCGGATAAATTGTTGGTGGAGACTGTCAGATCCATTGATGCACAATTATTGCAAATATTGGATGATTTAAAGTCCAGTCAGAATGATGAAACTACATTAGAGAATGAAGTGGATATTAAACAGAAaagatttaatgaattggaaacGGATCGTAATAAATTGGAAGCCTCAGTGAGATCATTGAAGGAGTTTGAAACAATgaaagaagatattgaaatacATAAGAAACTTTTACCCTACGTTAAAGTGAAAGATCATAAGgaaaatcttcaaagattgaaagGTGACTATGAATTGGCAAAACAAAATCTTAGAgcattattgaaagataaGAAGCCCTTCGTAGACACTAAATTGGATATGGAGACTAAAGTGGATGAATTTgctgaaaataaaagatcCAAGGAAgaggaattgaaattgacaagaaataaattaatgaacgtattcaatgatttgaaagttgttagagaaaatattattaagaaacaaacacAAACTGCATATTATAAAACTAGAACGAAGAAATTACATGAAGAGATGGCAAAGACTAAAGAAACTTTGGAAGCCAACCAAACCAAATTGACCCAAATTGCGTTACCTGACGCAACACTCCtggaagaaattgagaaaAAAAGATCTGCTTTACTTGATGAGGATTCAAACGTTAGAAATAAAATGGGTGATATAGATAATAAGGCAAATTCCATCAATCATGAAATTAGACAACTGACTAGACAAGCTGAAAATAAAGTGAAAAGTTTGACTGGGACAGATAAAATTGGCATATTGGACTTGGATCGAAGTTTCATAGAAATCAAAAGAGCTGTTCAATATATTAGAACAATACCTGCAATGAAGGGGAAAGTGTTAGAACCACCATTAATGACCGTTTCTGCCAAACATCCACAATTTGCAAAATATTTGGCCAATAGTGTTGATTTTAACACCAGCATTGCATTAACCATGATAGACTCTAACGCATATGAACAATTCAATgatcaaatattgaagCAATTTAGAATCAATTTAAGAGAAATATCAAACCGTGAATCACAGCAACCTATGCCCCGTGAGCAACTAGCGCAATATGGGTTTGAAGGTTACCTTTCTGATTTTGTTACAGGTGATACCAATGTTATTAACATGCTTCGTcaaatcaataatattcataCCATCCCGGTCTCCAGAAAAGAGTTAACTCCACgacaattggaaagattatTACAACCTGGTCCAAATGGTAAAGTTTTATTTAGAAGAGCTCTACATGGTGATAGAGTCTTTGATATAAGGCAATCATCCTACACAGGTCAAATTTATTCTGttgattcttcattgaaACCAACTAGATACTATCAATCTTCCATAATATCAGATGAGCAAAAGAatagaattgaagaagatgtgagaaaattaaaatcGCAAGTCGAAGAAAGGAAAgctaaattggaaaacttATCTAATGAAAGAGGAGAATTTAAACATCAATTGTCAAGTATCGCCAGGGAAAATGAACGTATTTCTCAAAAAGGCcatgaattgaatgaagtAAGAAAGCAATATTCTATGGTAAAATCCACCATTGAAAGTTTGGAATCCAAATTTCAGGAATTAAACAACGATGCAAGAAAGGATGTTTCCCAAAAAATTAAGGCTGTAGAAGCGTCTATTTccaaagaattgaaaattcaaaCTGATTTATTAAAACAAATGGTTGGTCTTATGGGCAATGTAAACTCTTGTCAAAAGGAATTGTTTAAGGCTGACcttgaatatttggaagCAAAAAATAACGACGTCTCAATGAATGATGTTAttggatttttcaatgatcgtgaagatgaattaaagaaagaatttgaGACGAAAAGGGAGACTGTTAGACGTTTGAGGGATACTGAAGAATACCAACAATGGATACGACAGATCCGATCATATGACGACAGTACAAGAGAAAAGTTGAATGACTATGCAGAGGGTTATGAAAAGGACGGTACATTCAACGTAACGCATATCACCGAAATCATCGATAAGTTGGAGTCTGAAATTTCCATGATTAATCATGATGCATCATCCATTACTATTTTGAAGCAAGTGGAGAAGGAAATATCacaattggaagaaacGCTGCCGAAACAACAAGTAGAATTGAAATccattaaagaaaagataaaaCAGGGAAGATCCACTTTAGAACCAAAATTGGAcgaaataattgaaaaaatttccaCAAGATTTTCTCGTTTATTCAAGAATGTTGGCAGTGCAGGTGCTGTCAACCTTGTCAAGCCACATCAGTTTTCTGAATGGAAAATTGAGATCATGGTTAAGTTTAGAGATAACGCtactttgaaaagattggaTTCCCACACTCAATCGGGTGGTGAAAGGGCAGTTTCCACTGTTTTATATATGATTGCACTACAAGAGTTTACTTCTGCTCCATTTAGAGTTGTCGATGAAATCAATCAAGGTATGGATGCTAGAAACGAAAGAATTGTTCATAAAGCTATGGTTGAGAACGCATGTGCGGAAAACACATcacaatattttttaattacCCCTAAATTATTAACTGACCTACATTACCACGAGAAGATGAGAATCCATTGTGTTATGGCTGGTTCTTGGATACCTAATCCATCCGAGGAACCAGAAATGGTTCATTTCGGTGAGACTTCCAACTATGTCTTCTAA